One window of Saimiri boliviensis isolate mSaiBol1 chromosome 4, mSaiBol1.pri, whole genome shotgun sequence genomic DNA carries:
- the LOC120363124 gene encoding saoe class I histocompatibility antigen, A alpha chain-like, with translation MAPRTLLLLLSGALALTETRAGSHSLRYFDISLSRPGRGEPHFISVGYVDDTQFVRFDSDAAIPREEPRAPWMPKEGPEYWDRNTRNHKVRAQTDRVGLWTLRGYDNLREAGSRTIQRMFRCSRRPDGRLLRGYEQFADDGKDYIALNEDLRSWTPTAAAAQITQRKFEAASWAKRMRAYLEGTYLEWLRRYLQNGKETLQGPGGTSLIAWRLPGWPCRRREGKWDQLFPTEHVTHHPVSNHEAILRCWALGFYPAEITLTWKQDGEDQTQNMELVETRSTGDGTFQKWAAMVVPSGEEQRYTCHVQHEGLPEPLTLRWEPSSQPTIPIMGIVAGLAVLGAVVTGAVVAAVMWRKKSSDKKGGSYSQAAKLEGGRQVIQQGINGEEVQYSRMETLVTLTGV, from the exons ATGGCGCCCCgaaccctcctcctgctgctctcgggGGCCCTGGCCCTGACCGAGACCCGGGCGG GCTCCCACTCCCTGAGGTATTTCGACATTTCCTTATCCCGGCCCGGCCGCGGGGAGCCCCACTTCATCTCCGTGGGCTACGTGGACGACACGCAGTTCGTGAGGTTTGACAGCGACGCGGCGATTCCGAGAGAGGAGCCGCGGGCGCCGTGGATGCCGAAGGAGGGGCCGGAGTATTGGGACCGGAACACACGGAACCACAAGGTCCGCGCACAGACTGACCGAGTGGGCCTGTGGACCCTGCGCGGCTACGACAACCTGAGAGAGG CAGGGTCTCGCACCATCCAGAGAATGTTTCGCTGTAGCCGGAGGCCAGACGGGCGCCTCCTCCGCGGATATGAGCAGTTCGCCGACGACGGCAAGGACTACATCGCCCTGAACGAGGACCTGCGCTCCTGGACCCCAACGGCCGCGGCGGCTCAGATCACCCAGCGCAAGTTCGAGGCGGCCAGTTGGGCTAAGAGGATGAGAGCCTACCTGGAGGGCACATACCTAGAGTGGCTCCGCAGATACCTGCAGAACGGGAAGGAGACGCTGCAGGGGCCAGGGGGAACCTCCCTGATCGCCTGGAGActcccaggctggccttgcagaaggagggaaggaaaatggGACCAAC TCTTCCCTACAGAGCACGTGACCCACCACCCCGTCTCTAACCATGAGGCCATCCtgaggtgctgggccctgggcttcTACCCTGCGGAGATCACACTGACCTGGAAGCAGGATGGGGAGGACCAGACCCAGAACATGGAGCTGGTAGAGACCAGGTCCACGGGGGATGGAACTTTCCAGAAGTGGGCGGCTATGGTGGTGCCTTCTGGAGAGGAACAGAGATACACATGCCATGTGCAGCACGAGGGGCTGCCCGAGCCCCTCACCCTGAGATGGG aGCCGTCTTCCCAGCCCACCATCCCCATCATGGGCATCGTTGCTGGCCTGGCTGTCCTTGGAGCTGTAGTCACTGGAGCTGTGGTCGCTGCTGTGATGTGGAGGAAGAAGAGCTCAG ataaaaaaggaggaagctaCTCTCAGGCTGCAA AATTGGAAGGTGGGAGACAAGTGATCCAGCAGGGAATCAATGGAGAAGAAGTGCAGTATTCCAGGATGGAGACACTGGTTACCTTGACTGGGGTGTGA